GGTGCTGGACGCCCAGCGAGCCCGACAGCTTCCACGCGCCCTTGGAAAACCCCGGAATCTCCACCCTGCTGCACCGGCTCACCGGCTTCCGccgcagaggggggagaggagggggggtgggcagCCGGGGAGGGGGCGTGGGGGGCGGAGCGGGCGGCGCCGAAGGCTTCAAGAGCTCCTTCTGCGACTTCTTCGAGACCATCGGCAAGAAGCGGAAGCCGACTCCTCCGGGGGTGGAGCCCGGGTTGCCGCGGAAACGGGGCAAGGGCGCCGGCGGAGGGGCGGGAGGCCGAGGGGGCGGGGTTGCGGGGGACGGGGGGGTCGGGGAGAAGCCTGTCAGGAAGCGGCGCTCTCGTAAAAACGGGACGTTCAAGGGCGAAGGAGCGGCGGGCGGGCAGGACTGGGCGAACGGGGgcgggggctggggagaggagggctttGGGCAGAAGGACAGGGGACCAGGGGGGTTCCAGAGCTGTGGCTCTCCCGGGAGGGGCTTCCTATCCTgcgaggggggcagagggggggtgtACGGAAGCCCAGGGAGCGGCAAAGTGGCCAGGGCTTCAGCAGAGGAGGCCCAGGGCCTGTTTGCTGGATACTTTCGCTCTCTGCTCGACTCTGACGACTCCTCAGACCTCCTGGACATCTCCATGTCCAGCCCTGCCTCCTCACGACCTGACACCCGCAAACCCCCCAACGCCGCGGGCTACGAgtcctccagcccagcccccgGCCCCAGCTGGTCCCCAGCCTTCCCCAAGCGCAGCCCCAAAGGGCCCGGTCTGGacagccctgcccagccccaGTGCTCCTCAGCCAGGCCTCCTTACAGCTACAGCCTGGCCCAGACCTcacccaccacctcctccttctccaagtccacccctccgtccctctctctgtcccgctCCCCCAGctcaccccatccctcctcctattGCCACTACCCCTCcagctactcctcctcctcacctggcGGGGGCAGTGTTGGCTCTCAGAGGCCCACGGACTGCAGTTTCTCCTATGGCGCAGGACACAGCAGCACCAAGGCCACCCCTGTCGGCCAGGGTCAGATGGGTTATTCCAGCTACCAGGCTGCTTCCAAGCGGGGCTACAGCGGCTACCCCGGGTCGGCCCATTCCTCCCTTCTGCGGGGGGAGACAGCAGCACCCACATCTCCAGGAGCAGGCTACATGGCCATGGCCAAGAGCAGCTCCTTCCCCTGTTCTTCTTCCCCGGAAGGATACAGACACCCCTCCAATCAGTGGAACTACAGGTAAGCTTCGTCAAGAGCAGATGGCTGGTTTTGTACAATCTGCATTTTTGTGGTGTGCGTTGTTTCTAACAAAGACAGCTTGGAGAGTGGCATATTTCAATATGTATACAGTTTATTGAATACGTTTGTGTtaaaagtgtgtgtatttgtgtgtgtgtacgtgtgtgtgtgtgtggggggggggttggtttcAGGCAGGGGTATGCTAGCTGGGGAACAGATGGCTTCGGGCTTCAGTACAACAGCTACAATGAATATGCCGGCAGTTCTACTGAGTCTAAAGACATCCTGGACATTTCCAACTACACTCCCCAGAAGGCCAAGCGGCCTTCCTTCCCAGAGAGCCTATCGGAATCCtcctctgactcctcccacctggGCTCAGCAGCCACTTGTGGAGGTTCTGGGTCAGGGGGCGGGATTTTTAGGCAGAAGGAGCCTGTTCCTATTGGAGAAGCGGGCCAGTCCAGCCTATCCAGTCTGGAGAAGCTGATGATGGATTGGCACGAAAGTGCGGCTGGACCTTCCTACAACTGGAGCCAGAATGTACTTTTCCAGGGCGGAGGAAACAAGCAGGGCCGCGGGCGCCGGAAAAGGTCTGAACTTCAAGGGGAACGGGAGGGGGGGTCCGCAACAGCAGGCGGCCCTCCAGACTCTCCGTCCAGCCCGCTTCCGTCCCAGGGCCCAGGACCCAAGATCAGCGGAGTGGGGGGCCGGCAGCCCAGGGGATcccgaggaggagggagggggggtctgtcCCCGTGCCAACGAGAGCGCCCCGCGGCAGCCAAAGCCAAAGCCAAGGGGGCCTCTGGAGCGGGggcctctggaggggggggctctGGAGGGGGGGCCTCTGGAGGGGGGGCCTCTGGAGGCTCCGGGTTGTTCCAGGAGGGGTTGGACTACTACAGCGGGGACAGcagcagcctctctcccctgcccacCTCTGCACCTCCCCACAGTTACCCCTCAGACCCCTGTGAGTACCCCTCCCCCTACTccgcccacccctccaccccctcctctgatGAGCGCTACCCAGCCATCTTTCCTGGGgagtcctccctctcccccagcatgTCCTCTTACCCCCCGAaacccactcctccacccccccagaccTACCACCCCGTGCCCACCAggaccttctctccctcttgctcccCGTCACCACGGTTACCTCCCCACTGCGGAACAGCGTTGAGCCCCCCTCACCGTGCCCCCCCTAAAGACCCCCAATACCCCCAGTACGACTCCCCCAACTACTGTGGCTCCCCCTACTGGTACGGACAGGCGTCGCATGGCGGCAGCCCAAATCCTcacgcacacaccagcacacacgcTAACCCACACGCCAGTGCACACGTCAGTCCCCACGGTAACGCACACACCAACCCGCATGCCAACTCCCATTCAAACCCCAATCCtcacgccaacacacaccaacaccccaACGCACAACCGCACGCCAACCTGAGCCCCCACACCAACCCTGCATCGAACCCCAACCATCCTTCTAACCCCCACTCGCACCCCAGCACCACCCTACATGGCAGCGTCGCCaaccctcaccaccaccccctccaccccaacaatcaccaccaccaccatgcccaatcccacccccatccccaccccaaCACGCACGCCAACCCCCACCTCCATTCCAAccccacctccagcctccacacccaccccaaccccctacACTACGAAgagcgcccccctccctccggcaTGCCACACCACAAACGAGACCTCGCTGCCCACATGACTTCAGGCTCCCGCCTCCAGGCCCCCATCCTTCActctccctacccctcccccctccacaagCCCTCCCTGGAAGCCGTTGCTCACTCAGAGGACATGGGTTactcccccctgccccttcactcctcctcctacccAGGGATGCCCTCCCGCTACCCCCCCCAGCCGGCGCGGGGCGGGGGGGTCCTCTGCCAGCTGCTGGACCCTCCGACAGACGACAGCTTCAGTGTGACCAGCTTGTAGCTGTGGCTCCAGGTGCAGTGCTGTTcattcctctcacacacactactaatGACTCTCTCAGGGTCAGTTCGTACTGCACTTTCTATGAAATATGCACACGATGCAGTCTCATTATGGAACAGCTTACCTTTTTTGATGTCCTTTCTGATCCCAGTGTTGAACTCTAAATTCTTAAACTAATAATAATGTTTCCATGACAACTGCTTGACCTTACTGATGAgactctctttgttttttttacacaggTGCATTCAATCTCAAGCTTTTACAGatttgtaaacttttttttaagtcTTTGTGAGAGACTTGGTGAAAGAGGAGAGTCTGCCAGTTTTGGACAGTCTAGCTTTAATGCTCCAGCAATGACAATCAAGAgctcacagcaacacacacacagcaacacacacacagcaacacacaaacaggcacacatgcacacatacatgcaggCATGTGGGCTTCCAGACCGTAGGCCACAATGTTGCAGTATAGTACAGGTTGTGCATTTGCATTGCATCCTGtacacattcacgcacacacgcacacacactacaaaagCACGTATACGCTCAGCTGGAAAGAGGGAGTGGCCAGGAGGATCCTGTGGAGGGTTGACAGATGCTGATTGACATATGGACACAGAAGTATGGACATGACCCGCCCCTCAGAGTCTAGCTGTGCTGCTTGGAGGACTCCATTTCCCAGAAGGCTGTGTTTCATGGAACTTCACTGGTCATCTCCAGGGAAACAGAATGCTGGTGAATCTGGACTGCAccaacctttctcctcctcctcccccgatcTCCCGCTCTCCTGACCCTCTCTTCTATCTTCCACCTGTCCCCCtgtttctcctctccaccctgacCGACACAGAAACATCAAACCAACCCAATGCCCTCAATCCACTTAGTCTGCCCCCCACACCCCTTCCTACTCTCGgtcctcatcccctccctccttcccccctcgcTGTGTTGTGCCCTGTGAGAGGTGAGTACTTCCCAGTATCTGCTCTTGAAAAACCAGCATCTGTACATAGACTCCAACTCCAGCGTGGACGGTGGGCCTAcaacctctcaccccctcccaaaCATGATATCAATGTTGCATTAACGTTCTGCCATGGTTTTATGCTCCGGAGGGAAAGAATGAAGCATGGAGACCCGACATCCTGTGTTTCGCTGTTTAAACTATAAAAGGAAAAAGACACATTTGGCGACCCCcaaagagatgtgtgtgtgtgtgtgtgtgtgcgtgtgcatcaatgtgtgtgtacgtgtgtgtgtgtgtcaggggtcaAAGTGGGCGGAGCTCTGATATTTAAGCTGAGGTGgggcttctcttcctctcttcactcTATCTCTTCTTTTTTCTGTTGTCTTG
This genomic window from Hypomesus transpacificus isolate Combined female chromosome 4, fHypTra1, whole genome shotgun sequence contains:
- the ahdc1 gene encoding AT-hook DNA-binding motif-containing protein 1, with amino-acid sequence MSHLTGRLRSGGACGGALEEDEGCGGGLEGPEGWTGEGRPLEPGDGASVNYDLIPPTTLANGLHRTLGLSTRRRRQLDTLMHTYPDTQTHTLAQTPLSTQDNMDTAVHSRPPKTNALSKTHTDSQADVVTHTSPPAAPGQPRAAPPSDTHTSSPQTQPLPLVNQPLSTNQMPASVPCSPPLPLPSAETDTLPGCSPVSIGQTPPGPSPLPVEGERKYALRSSGRPRFPCHLRKSSRLRRNTEDVERRAGRDRGEEEADEEESEEKIWNVKKEEEVEEVVVLRGAAEVPSAASSVPDTAAPRPAPHHPPARPAPHHPPARPSPHSLPGRLQPSPMPRPRPRPRPQPRPLPAVKKVEPVAVEVSPPPKKRRGRFVGVRKIVVKVARIPVNLSRRQKSYKISSMETVTGADKGGVGGDGGPEGPEGGPVVVREPTALLRMKNNGKSVMVMFPPGELPVILKRRRGRPPKQAVPGGADARNSGNAVGNADQPKKPRRKRRTKLPSPQPSYVNDTNDIKAEYGDVLSKLAFLNRQPPATGRCSPPRCWTPSEPDSFHAPLENPGISTLLHRLTGFRRRGGRGGGVGSRGGGVGGGAGGAEGFKSSFCDFFETIGKKRKPTPPGVEPGLPRKRGKGAGGGAGGRGGGVAGDGGVGEKPVRKRRSRKNGTFKGEGAAGGQDWANGGGGWGEEGFGQKDRGPGGFQSCGSPGRGFLSCEGGRGGVYGSPGSGKVARASAEEAQGLFAGYFRSLLDSDDSSDLLDISMSSPASSRPDTRKPPNAAGYESSSPAPGPSWSPAFPKRSPKGPGLDSPAQPQCSSARPPYSYSLAQTSPTTSSFSKSTPPSLSLSRSPSSPHPSSYCHYPSSYSSSSPGGGSVGSQRPTDCSFSYGAGHSSTKATPVGQGQMGYSSYQAASKRGYSGYPGSAHSSLLRGETAAPTSPGAGYMAMAKSSSFPCSSSPEGYRHPSNQWNYRQGYASWGTDGFGLQYNSYNEYAGSSTESKDILDISNYTPQKAKRPSFPESLSESSSDSSHLGSAATCGGSGSGGGIFRQKEPVPIGEAGQSSLSSLEKLMMDWHESAAGPSYNWSQNVLFQGGGNKQGRGRRKRSELQGEREGGSATAGGPPDSPSSPLPSQGPGPKISGVGGRQPRGSRGGGRGGLSPCQRERPAAAKAKAKGASGAGASGGGGSGGGASGGGASGGSGLFQEGLDYYSGDSSSLSPLPTSAPPHSYPSDPCEYPSPYSAHPSTPSSDERYPAIFPGESSLSPSMSSYPPKPTPPPPQTYHPVPTRTFSPSCSPSPRLPPHCGTALSPPHRAPPKDPQYPQYDSPNYCGSPYWYGQASHGGSPNPHAHTSTHANPHASAHVSPHGNAHTNPHANSHSNPNPHANTHQHPNAQPHANLSPHTNPASNPNHPSNPHSHPSTTLHGSVANPHHHPLHPNNHHHHHAQSHPHPHPNTHANPHLHSNPTSSLHTHPNPLHYEERPPPSGMPHHKRDLAAHMTSGSRLQAPILHSPYPSPLHKPSLEAVAHSEDMGYSPLPLHSSSYPGMPSRYPPQPARGGGVLCQLLDPPTDDSFSVTSL